A single Cyanobacteriota bacterium DNA region contains:
- the gatA gene encoding Asp-tRNA(Asn)/Glu-tRNA(Gln) amidotransferase subunit GatA produces the protein MSELTNKTALQLNSIFLNKEASAEQITEAFLQRIEQYDKTINAFISVNGELALKRAQELDQKLAAGESLGKLAGVPIGIKDLINLKGSETTAGSKMLNGYTSSFNATITQKVIDAGAIPLGKLNLDEFAMGSSNETSAYGNCKNPWDPSKVPGGSSGGSAAAIAAQMLPLAFGTDTGGSIRQPAAYCGITGLKPTYGRVSRYGIVAFASSLDQAGPMTQDVESNALLLEAMSGHDPKDSTSLENPVPNYLAAIEQGFKKTQNLKGLRIGIAQDFFVKELNSEVKIAVENAINKYKELGAEIIDISLNKIKYGLPTYYIIAPSEASSNLSRYDGVRYGLRDMEATSLSDLYPNSRANFGTEVKKRIMLGVYALSSGYYDAYYKKAQQARALIAEDFNIAFQQCDLILSPTAPATAFEIGSKTADPLEMYLEDIMTVTVNLAGLPGISINCGYDSNNLPIGMQLIAPALEEARIYNAAYAFQSTTDFNKSPDLTATLNATANV, from the coding sequence AATCACCGAAGCATTTTTACAACGTATAGAACAATACGATAAAACAATTAATGCTTTCATTAGCGTCAATGGCGAGCTTGCCCTCAAGAGAGCTCAAGAACTAGATCAAAAACTAGCAGCAGGTGAGAGCCTCGGCAAATTAGCAGGTGTACCAATCGGTATCAAAGATCTTATTAATTTAAAAGGCAGCGAAACAACTGCAGGCTCCAAAATGCTCAATGGCTACACTTCAAGCTTTAACGCAACAATCACCCAAAAAGTAATAGACGCTGGTGCAATTCCACTTGGCAAACTCAATCTTGACGAGTTTGCAATGGGCTCGAGTAATGAAACTAGTGCTTATGGCAATTGTAAAAACCCATGGGATCCAAGCAAAGTACCTGGCGGAAGCTCAGGCGGATCAGCAGCGGCAATTGCAGCCCAAATGCTACCACTAGCATTTGGAACCGATACTGGTGGCTCAATTAGACAACCAGCTGCTTACTGCGGCATCACCGGTCTCAAACCAACCTACGGTAGAGTATCTCGTTATGGCATTGTCGCCTTTGCAAGTTCTTTAGATCAAGCAGGACCAATGACTCAAGACGTAGAAAGTAATGCTCTTTTGCTAGAAGCAATGTCAGGTCATGACCCTAAAGACAGCACCTCATTAGAAAACCCTGTACCAAATTATTTAGCAGCAATAGAACAAGGTTTCAAAAAAACTCAAAACCTCAAAGGTTTACGTATTGGCATCGCTCAAGACTTTTTTGTTAAAGAATTAAATTCAGAAGTTAAAATAGCAGTAGAAAACGCAATCAATAAATATAAAGAGCTCGGTGCCGAGATTATCGACATTAGCCTTAACAAGATCAAATATGGTTTACCTACTTACTATATAATTGCACCTTCTGAAGCAAGCTCCAATCTTTCAAGATACGACGGTGTTAGATACGGACTTAGAGACATGGAAGCTACAAGCCTCAGTGACTTGTATCCCAACTCTAGAGCCAATTTCGGCACAGAAGTCAAAAAGAGAATCATGCTTGGTGTTTACGCGTTGAGTTCCGGTTACTATGACGCTTATTACAAAAAAGCCCAGCAAGCAAGAGCACTAATCGCTGAAGACTTCAATATTGCATTCCAACAATGTGATCTCATCTTAAGTCCAACTGCACCAGCAACTGCCTTTGAGATTGGCTCCAAGACTGCTGACCCACTTGAGATGTATCTTGAAGACATTATGACAGTAACTGTCAACCTAGCTGGCTTACCAGGAATTTCAATCAATTGTGGTTATGACTCTAACAATCTGCCAATCGGTATGCAACTGATTGCACCAGCACTTGAAGAAGCTAGAATCTACAACGCAGCTTATGCATTCCAGAGCACTACTGACTTTAATAAGAGTCCAGATTTAACTGCAACTCTAAATGCAACAGCCAATGTCTAA
- the ribD gene encoding bifunctional diaminohydroxyphosphoribosylaminopyrimidine deaminase/5-amino-6-(5-phosphoribosylamino)uracil reductase RibD: protein MSKHNQYLEQCFKLAKRGETLAFPNPIVGSVIVHQNKIIGQGFHRQAGQAHAEVNAINDAITNGYQNLFPESTIYVSLEPCSHTGKTPPCADLIIKHRFKCLVFSSYDPNPIVNSSDKIKAAGIEVIEPKDLEPKLVQESNYLNRVFFKTIQEPNSTWITVKIATTADGRMITKPDEPRWITNAESRKDVHRMRSCNDLLITSIRTIEADNPEYTVRHSAKELILATIKNPDVAILKSSTDFSHRNFKIFKEANRKVIEHKVIDLKSTIQNFIDQGYKRIMIEVGPKLSEAFIEAALVDEIVHYQVSPGKALVINHPGFQIYRTEIIASTDIKSCLLKI, encoded by the coding sequence ATGTCTAAGCACAATCAATACCTTGAGCAATGCTTCAAACTTGCGAAGAGAGGAGAGACTCTTGCCTTCCCAAACCCAATTGTAGGTTCAGTGATAGTTCACCAAAATAAAATTATTGGTCAAGGTTTTCACAGACAGGCAGGACAAGCGCACGCAGAAGTCAACGCAATCAATGACGCTATAACAAATGGTTATCAAAATCTATTCCCTGAATCAACTATCTATGTGAGCCTCGAACCCTGCTCACACACTGGCAAAACTCCACCATGTGCCGACTTAATAATCAAGCACAGATTCAAATGCTTAGTTTTTTCTTCCTATGACCCTAATCCAATTGTTAACAGTAGTGACAAAATTAAAGCAGCAGGTATCGAAGTCATAGAGCCCAAAGATCTTGAGCCCAAGCTTGTTCAAGAAAGCAATTACCTCAATAGAGTGTTTTTCAAAACTATTCAAGAACCAAACTCTACTTGGATCACGGTCAAGATCGCAACAACAGCTGACGGTCGTATGATCACAAAGCCTGACGAGCCTCGTTGGATCACCAATGCAGAATCCCGCAAAGACGTTCATCGTATGCGCTCTTGCAATGATTTATTAATCACCAGCATCCGTACTATTGAGGCTGATAACCCAGAATACACAGTAAGGCATTCAGCAAAGGAATTAATACTAGCAACAATCAAAAATCCTGATGTTGCAATTTTAAAATCAAGTACTGATTTTAGTCATAGAAATTTTAAAATTTTTAAAGAAGCAAATAGAAAAGTTATTGAACATAAAGTCATTGATCTTAAATCAACTATTCAAAATTTTATAGATCAAGGTTATAAGAGGATCATGATTGAAGTGGGACCAAAACTCTCAGAAGCATTTATTGAGGCTGCTTTGGTTGATGAGATTGTACATTATCAAGTATCCCCAGGAAAGGCCTTGGTAATTAATCATCCAGGCTTTCAAATTTATAGAACAGAAATTATTGCTTCTACTGATATAAAATCTTGTTTATTAAAGATCTAA